A segment of the Synergistaceae bacterium genome:
GCGGCAGATTAGAAGCTCAAGGCACTTCGACGCCACCAGCGTGCCGCCGTGCGTGTGTATCTCGACCACGTCCTCCCCCGTGTAGCTCCTGGGAGCGGCGAACCAGACCACAAGCACCTGGTCGACGCCTTCTCCCTTTTCATCCAGCAGGTATCCGTTGCTCATCCGCCGGGGAGGCATCTCCTTCAGGGTATTCTTCTTCAGCGACAGCACCCCGCCGGCCATCTCTAGCGAATCCGGCCCGGACAGCCTGACTATCGCTATCCCGGCCTCCCCCCTGGCAGTGGCTATAGCCGCTATGGTCTCCACCCTTTTGATCGCTCCATTCCGCCTCATGCGCTCTCTCCCCCCGTGACCGGCGAACTTCCCGTATCTTACACCGAAAATGAAAAAAGCGGGACCCGGAGGCCCCGCGAAAAACCCTTGACTCTTTACAGAGCCGGTATCCCCAGCTCCTGGATGGCCTCCGCCAAGCGAGAGACCCCCTCCTCGATGACATCGGGCGCAGAGAATGTGTAGTTGATCCGGGCATTGTGCAGCCCCGACCCATCCACCGGACAGAAGGGCGGTCCCGGCACGAATGCGACCTTCTTCTCGATCGCCTTCTTGAACAGGTCGTTCGTGTTGATCGACGGGACCTCGAGCCAGTAGAAGAAACCGCCCTCGGGCTTAACCCATGTGGCGCCGAGCGGCTTCAGGTGCTTCTCGAAGCTGACCTCCATCGCATCGCGCTTCTCCCTGTAGTTGTCGATTATCACGGGCAGGTGCTCGTCCAGGTACCCCTTTTCGCAGTACGCGGTGACGAGGGCCTGGGTGATCGGGCTTGAGCAGAGGTCCGTGCTCTGCTTGAACACGGTCATGTTGCGGATGATCTCCTTCGGCCCCGTGACCCAGCCGATTCGGGTGCCGGGAGAGAGAATCTTGGAGAAAGAACCGGCGTATATGACTCCGTCACCGTCATGGAACGAGAATATCGATGGAAGGTGGTCGCCGTCGAACCTGACGTATCCGTACGGGTCGTCCTCGAAGACGGGTACGTTATACTTCTTCGAGATCTCCACCAGTCGCTTTCTTCTCTCGACCGACATGGTCGACCCGGCCGGGTTCTGGAAGTTGACGATCGTGTAGATGAACTTGACGTTCTTGCCCTCGGAGCGGGCCTTCTCGATGATGCCGGGTATCAGCTCCACCTGCATCCCCAGGTGATCGACCGGGACCCCCAGGAACCTGCCGCCGTGGTTGTAGAATACGGTGAGAGCCGCCAGGTAGGTAGGGTCCTCGACTATGACGTAGTCGTCCTCGTCGATCATCGCCCAGGCAAAGAGGTCCAGCGCCTGCTGCGAGCCGGTGGTGATGAGGATCTCGTCCTGATCGACCTTCCGCCCCATCCTGGGCGCCGTCCAGGTCGCAAGGAACTCCTTCAGCGGGGGGTAGCCCTCCGTGGTTCCGTACTGAAGAAGGTTTGCCGCGTCGTCCTTGATGAGATGAGCGCCCTCGTAGAACTTTTCGGCGGGAAATACCTCCGGAGCGGGCATTCCTCCGGCGAATGAGATCATCCCCGGCTGCTTGACCACCGCGAGCATCTCGCGAATGGGCGAAGGCCTGCTGTTCTTCGCGATGCTGCTCAGGTTCTGTCCCCAGATGCTGCTCATTAAAATCGCCTCCCACTGTCAAAATAGGCCCTTTTCGATGCTATCGCTGTGAATAGACTCGAAAAGAAAGATAACACAGCTCAATTATAGCACGAAGAGGAAAAAGCAAGGTGAATTCCCGTGCATTTCGATCACGCATGAGATTCGCACAGCCACAGACGAGTTTGCGGGCCTTCACCCGCGCCTTTCTCTCTCCGTCAGGCCGCCGGGGTGTTGCGATATAATGATCTCGGCTCGAACTGTCCCGGGCCGCGCCCGATATAACAAGGGACAATAACTCTTGCGGAGGTTGGAACCATGCTCAACTGCGCCCGTTGCGGACGGAACGTCGAAGAATCCTC
Coding sequences within it:
- a CDS encoding PLP-dependent aminotransferase family protein, translating into MSSIWGQNLSSIAKNSRPSPIREMLAVVKQPGMISFAGGMPAPEVFPAEKFYEGAHLIKDDAANLLQYGTTEGYPPLKEFLATWTAPRMGRKVDQDEILITTGSQQALDLFAWAMIDEDDYVIVEDPTYLAALTVFYNHGGRFLGVPVDHLGMQVELIPGIIEKARSEGKNVKFIYTIVNFQNPAGSTMSVERRKRLVEISKKYNVPVFEDDPYGYVRFDGDHLPSIFSFHDGDGVIYAGSFSKILSPGTRIGWVTGPKEIIRNMTVFKQSTDLCSSPITQALVTAYCEKGYLDEHLPVIIDNYREKRDAMEVSFEKHLKPLGATWVKPEGGFFYWLEVPSINTNDLFKKAIEKKVAFVPGPPFCPVDGSGLHNARINYTFSAPDVIEEGVSRLAEAIQELGIPAL